The Benincasa hispida cultivar B227 chromosome 9, ASM972705v1, whole genome shotgun sequence genome has a segment encoding these proteins:
- the LOC120085914 gene encoding uncharacterized protein LOC120085914, which translates to MKILAKMMGHGNCFVEWKEQFVSQERGNRVVHYFLKDSAGESILAVVGTERSVRHMFYVVADEFLQAHGKESSVHAGFKWRSRREVVDWLTSMLSKQHSPGDHSEPYKLDAIQTLGSLQFSHSGVVVPQSDVPDDKVRPSRNSKGLASDIVWSGAAWTCGKRLKHYPSFCRNGTSIMVQSFVYVMAKGENHYLAYLEDMYEDKRGQKKVKVRWFHHNQEVKGVIALRNSHPKEVFITPYVQAISVECVDGSATVLNREHYEKCVNAFPHDALSKVHLCYRQFKSNRLKPFDLSKLRGYFDQPVFSCLSLNVLSKSEPIFDSLTGEDDEDLDPENSVRPKVKRIRNAKGCRTFELENAKVRKSGSRRHMLTHKSCQKHNYSFLGGAFLSHKRVLDDNDPAYEVNEKIELLCQDSGIRGCWFRCTILHASPKQIRVQYDDLQDEDGYGNLEEWVPACKVALPDKLGMRHPGRLITRPAPQEQIELTLDVGVAVDAWWSDGWWEGVVTGLDDSGKDNVDVYFPGESLFLNIPRINLRISRDWFKGRWINIEAKPSILSTISNINTTDDKHSKSVTHIKSSSLDMSSIDANAVTDFSHVKEETLEETALASLEKLREANNGQKQLSSEDDQSDDDMVDAKNTTHSLKDNDGEGDNNTSSDSEDDNDDNSNGVKSEMDSMETFEQNCREEEAEDMDMDIEGCCK; encoded by the exons atgaaaattttggcCAAAATGATGGGACATGGTAACTGTTTTGTGGAGTGGAAGGAGCAATTTGTCTCACAAGAACGGGGAAACCGCGtggttcattattttttaaaggatTCTGCTGGAGAGTCTATTCTTGCAGTTGTGGGGACTGAGAGGAGCGTCAGACACATGTTTTATGTTGTTGCTGACGAGTTCTTGCAAGCTCATGGGAAGGAAAGTTCTGTCCATGCTGGTTTCAAATGGAGATCGAGGAGAGAGGTTGTGGATTGGCTTACTTCTATGTTATCCAAGCAGCATTCTCCTGGGGATCATTCTG AGCCTTATAAACTTGATGCAATACAAACACTGGGATCTCTTCAATTTTCACATAGTGGCGTAGTTGTCCCACAATCTGATGTACCAGATGATAAG GTTCGCCCATCAAGGAATTCTAAGGGACTTGCATCAGATATTGTATGGTCCGGTGCTGCGTGGACTTGTGGTAAACGACTCAAGCATTACCCATCATTTTGCAGGAATGGGACTTCAATCATG GTACAATCCTTTGTTTATGTCATGGCTAAGGGAGAAAACCACTATCTAGCTTACCTAGAAGACATGTACGAAGATAAGAGGGGTCAGAAAAAGGTGAAAGTGAGGTGGTTTCATCATAATCAGGAGGTAAAAGGTGTGATCGCATTACGAAATTCTCACCCGAAAGAAGTGTTCATCACACCATATGTGCAGGCCATTAGTGTTGAGTGTGTTGATGGTTCTGCAACAGTCTTAAATCGTGAACATTACGAAAAATGTGTGAATGCCTTTCCTCATGATGCACTTTCCAAAGTTCATCTTTGCTATAGGCAGTTCAAAAGCAACCGATTAAAACCATTTGACCTGAGTAAATTGCGTGGTTATTTTGATCAGCCGGTCTTCTCTTGTTTGAGTCTCAATGTATTATCAAAATCTGAGCCCATTTTTGATAGCTTGACTGGGGAAGACGATGAAGATTTGGACCCAGAAAATAGTGTTAGACCGAAAGTTAAAAGGATAAGAAATGCTAAAGGATGTAGAACATTTGAGTTAGAAAATGCAAAAGTTAGAAAGTCTGGTAGTCGTCGGCACATGTTGACTCATAAATCTTGCCAGAAGCATAATTACAGCTTTTTAGGCGGTGCGTTTCTGTCACATAAACGTGTTTTGGATGATAATGACCCAGCGTATGAGGTCAATGAGAAGATAGAATTACTGTGTCAAGATAGTGGCATTCGAGGCTGCTGGTTCAGGTGTACGATCTTGCATGCATCACCAAAACAGATTAGAGTACAATATGATGATTTGCAAGATGAGGATGGCTATGGCAACCTTGAG GAATGGGTTCCTGCTTGTAAAGTTGCTCTACCTGATAAACTCGGCATGAGGCACCCTGGTCGCCTAATTACAAGGCCAGCTCCACAAGAGCAAATCGAGCTCACCCTTGATGTCGGAGTTGCAGTCGATGCATGGTGGAGTGATGGCTGGTGGGAAGGAGTCGTTACTGGCCTAGATGATTCAGGCAAGGACAACGTGGATGTTTACTTTCCAG GTGAAAGCTTATTCTTGAACATACCTAGAATCAATCTACGAATATCGAGAGATTGGTTCAAGGGCCGCTGGATTAACATTGAGGCAAAACCATCTATACTTTCAACAATATCCAACATTAATACAACAGATGATAAACATTCCAAGTCTGTTACTCATATCAAATCCAGTAGTTTAGATATGTCGAGCATTGATGCAAATGCTGTCACTGATTTTAGTCACGTAAAGGAGGAGACACTCGAGGAAACTGCATTAGCTAGTCTTGAAAAGCTTCGTGAAGCAAACAACGGGCAGAAGCAACTCTCATCAGAAGATGACCAGAGTGATGATGATATGGTTGACGCCAAAAACACTACCCATAGTTTGAAGGACAATGATGGAGAAGGTGATAATAATACTAGTAGTGATAGTGAGGATGATAATGATGATAATAGCAATGGTGTTAAATCAGAAATGGATTCCATGGAAACTTTTGAACAGAACTGTAGAGAGGAAGAAGCAGAGGATATGGATATGGATATCGAAG GTTGTTGTAAATAG